CATCAAATAGCTCCTTATGATAAATAACAGGCTTTCCATTTTCATCGTATCCAGAAAGGCCAAAGCTTATAGGCCCTGTTATCTGACCCTTTATGTAAGAAGAGCAAGGCTTTGCCTCAAGGAAAGAATAAAATCCAGATGAGAATTCTTTTGATATTTTAAAATACTCAAGATCCTGATCTAAAAATTTCTCATAAAACCTGGTAAGTTCCTCCTCTATATGGCTGGTAGAAAAATAAATGCCTTTTTTTGCCTCATCGTATTGGACACAGGGAAGCCCTTCACTAAATTGAACACACATATTTTCTCTCCAAGAAACCTTTGGAAGCTGTGGCCAAACAGGAATATCAAGGGATAAAGATAGAAAGAGGGGTTTTTCTATATCCTTATGGGGAAAACTTCCTATGGCTGTAGAAAATATACCTTTTATCAATTATTCTACAAAGAATGATGAGACCCAGCCTGTCCTTCCATCAGGAAGCAAAACCTTTATATACCATTTCTTAGAGGAGATGACAATAAGCCTTGTTCCCTTGTTTACCTTTGTAATAACATTCTTTCCAGGGTATGACCAGATTGTTACATTATCCCTTGTTGTTACAACGCTTTTCTCGGGTTCTACCTCCTTTGGCTTTGGAAAAACCTTTTTTACCTTCCTTATTTCTTCTGGTATTCTGTCTTTTGCCTTCTGAATTATCTCCTCTGGGCCAGAAACCCTAAATATATCAACATTATCTTCCCTTAGTGATGAAAAATAGATAAATCCATCAGATGACCAAAAGGGAAATAGGCAAACGCCACAATCCCCTGTTATCTTTATATCATTCCTTCCGTTAATAGCAACCGACCTTATATCCATCTTTAGGACCTTTATCTCGCCTATTGTTTTATATCCAAATCTCATCCTTCCCTTTGGACAGCTGCTATAAACAATCCTTCCTCCCATAGGAGACAAAGATGGGAATAGGCAATTAAACTCCTCATTATGGAAAATAAGCTTGCAATCACCTCCATCTATATCTACCATCCATATATCTACATCATCCACGTTTTGTCTATTAAAGATGATTTTTTCTCCATTTGGTGAAAACCTTGCAAAAAAACCATCTGTTATCTCTGTAATAAGCCCTGTTTTTAGAGAAATAGCCATTATAACTGGGTTTTTCTCTTCTTTCAAAGATGTAAAGAGAATCTTATCTCCCTCAAAAGAAAATGAGGGAAAAATTTCATCCCTTTTCTTATCAAATGTAATCTGGGTTATTTCACCAGCCTTCAAGGTATCCATTACAAAGATATCAAAGCTACCAAATCTATTTGATGAAAAACATATTTTAGAGCCATCAGGAGAGAAGGAAGGCCATAAATCATCCTCGCTTCCCGATGTCCTCTGGATTATTGCCTTCTCGTTTATATCTTTAATATAAAGGTCAAAGCTTTTCTCTTTGTTTGAAGAAAATGCTATGTATTGTCCATTTGGCGAGACACTACAGAAATTATCCAATGCTTTATCATCTGTAATCCTTGTCAGGGGAGGTGAAATAAGGGAAGATGGCTCTTTATAAGGCTTTTCACATCCTAAAAGCAGAAGACAAAGTAGAAAGCAGAAAATCTCTCTTCTCTTTTCTATCCTCTCTCCTCTGGTGCTAGTAGGCTGCTCTAGTGCTCTGGTGCTCTGTATTCTATCCTCTGTTGTCTCTTGTCTCTCTTTCATTCCTCAAAAGCTATCCTAAAGATATTGATATTGGAATTATCCTTGCCATTTCTGAGGGAGGAAAAATATATGTAATTATCACAAGAGTAGGTAGGAAACCCATCTGGTCCTAAGTCTTCGGTAAGCTTGGTATCCCCTGTTCCATCTATGTTTATTATCCTAATATCAATTGGTGTGTATCTACAAAGACCTAAAAATTTCTCACATCTTTCTTCTTTACTTCCCGTTGCATAAACAATCCTTCTTCCATCAGGAGAGAATTGCGGAGAAAGGCAAGAGAGATTATCGTATCTTACAACCTCTTTCAAAAGATGGGTGTTCATCTCAAGTATCCAAATTTTGCCATCCCTTTGAAATACTATTTTATCGCCCTTTGGTGAAAATTTAGGGTATAACCCAGAGGTTAGCTCTGTTATCAAGCCTGTTTTAAGGTCAACAAGGCAAATAATGGCTTTGTTTCCCAATTTTGCTGATATTTTAGAAAAAACAAGCTTACTTCCATCAAGAGAGAGATCAGGGGATATTTCATCGGATATATTGTCAAAGGTAATTTGCTGAATATTAGCCTCTTTAAATGCATCAATGATAAAGATG
This is a stretch of genomic DNA from bacterium. It encodes these proteins:
- a CDS encoding SH3 domain-containing protein — translated: MKERQETTEDRIQSTRALEQPTSTRGERIEKRREIFCFLLCLLLLGCEKPYKEPSSLISPPLTRITDDKALDNFCSVSPNGQYIAFSSNKEKSFDLYIKDINEKAIIQRTSGSEDDLWPSFSPDGSKICFSSNRFGSFDIFVMDTLKAGEITQITFDKKRDEIFPSFSFEGDKILFTSLKEEKNPVIMAISLKTGLITEITDGFFARFSPNGEKIIFNRQNVDDVDIWMVDIDGGDCKLIFHNEEFNCLFPSLSPMGGRIVYSSCPKGRMRFGYKTIGEIKVLKMDIRSVAINGRNDIKITGDCGVCLFPFWSSDGFIYFSSLREDNVDIFRVSGPEEIIQKAKDRIPEEIRKVKKVFPKPKEVEPEKSVVTTRDNVTIWSYPGKNVITKVNKGTRLIVISSKKWYIKVLLPDGRTGWVSSFFVE